One Streptomyces sp. P9-A2 DNA window includes the following coding sequences:
- a CDS encoding FAD-dependent oxidoreductase, protein MNDATSPAAVPEVLPLVVVGAGPVGLVAALAARHHDLPVVVVEAEPEDRIRPGSRATFIFRESLDLLEQIAPGVTEPLIQQSRSWLDLRTTYAGREVYYRRFPAAKPGRFGISLSQKDQEVVLLDRCRREGVEFRWGNGLTDLATDTEGVTLTLADGSPVRASYLLAADGARSTVRKALGITMDGGRSDSSFIIVDVKDVPDNPMSLTRTFHYRHPAVGGRNVLVVPFGGGWRFDLECNPGDNVEALSSEPGLSQWITAIAGPGYADGQMWSSTYRFNHSVASAFTDTNSRVLLAGEAAHLFPPFGGGRGLNSGIPDALFEIEAIADALAAGDTAKSAEIIDAIATERRDAGLANRDAAAAALVHMEGRGLWNRTKQRMAALIAPHYERAGRWLDRAPMGPTAPVSQRSRF, encoded by the coding sequence ATGAATGACGCCACCTCACCCGCTGCTGTACCTGAGGTCCTTCCGCTCGTCGTGGTGGGAGCCGGCCCAGTGGGCCTGGTCGCCGCGCTCGCTGCCCGCCATCACGACCTCCCGGTGGTCGTGGTCGAAGCGGAGCCCGAGGACCGCATCCGACCCGGAAGCCGGGCCACGTTCATCTTCCGTGAGTCCCTGGACCTGCTCGAGCAGATCGCGCCCGGTGTGACCGAGCCCCTCATCCAGCAGAGCCGCTCATGGCTGGACCTGCGGACCACCTACGCCGGTCGCGAGGTTTATTACCGCCGCTTCCCGGCGGCGAAACCGGGACGCTTCGGCATCAGCCTTTCGCAGAAGGACCAGGAGGTCGTGCTTCTGGACCGCTGCCGACGCGAAGGCGTCGAGTTCCGCTGGGGCAACGGCCTCACGGATCTGGCCACGGATACCGAAGGCGTCACCCTGACCCTCGCGGATGGATCGCCGGTCCGCGCCTCCTACCTCCTGGCTGCGGACGGAGCCCGATCGACCGTCCGCAAGGCGCTCGGCATCACCATGGACGGCGGACGCTCGGATTCGAGCTTCATCATCGTGGACGTCAAGGATGTCCCGGACAACCCGATGTCACTGACGCGCACCTTCCACTACCGCCATCCCGCAGTCGGCGGACGCAACGTCCTCGTGGTTCCCTTCGGCGGTGGCTGGCGCTTTGATCTCGAGTGCAACCCCGGGGACAATGTCGAGGCCCTCTCGTCCGAACCGGGCTTGAGCCAGTGGATCACCGCGATCGCCGGCCCCGGGTACGCCGACGGCCAGATGTGGTCCTCGACCTACCGCTTCAACCACTCGGTGGCCTCGGCCTTCACTGACACCAACTCGCGGGTGCTGCTCGCGGGGGAAGCGGCGCACCTCTTCCCGCCGTTCGGCGGCGGTCGGGGCCTGAACTCGGGCATCCCGGACGCCCTCTTCGAGATCGAGGCGATCGCCGATGCCCTGGCGGCTGGCGACACGGCAAAGTCCGCCGAGATCATCGACGCCATCGCGACCGAGCGACGAGACGCCGGCCTTGCCAACCGCGATGCGGCCGCGGCCGCCCTGGTCCACATGGAAGGCCGCGGCCTCTGGAACCGCACCAAGCAGCGGATGGCCGCTCTCATCGCACCGCATTACGAGCGCGCCGGCAGGTGGCTGGACCGTGCCCCGATGGGCCCGACCGCACCCGTCAGCCAGCGCTCCCGCTTCTGA
- a CDS encoding LysR family transcriptional regulator, whose product MADLRTDDLLVLLAVARRRTFSAAARDLRVDHTTVARRVQALEAAMGGRLLVEAPGGWELTPLGETACEGARAVEAAVASLSRAPQTRVLRGLVRVTAPEVFMAEVVAPAAATISKAHPDVHLELISMTRTTPTHGPSADLDIGVTRSVSPRLHTTRLADYQLGLFASRSYLETRGPLHSRDDLRGHLPVYYVESMLQVADLDLVDRFFPGRPGLLGATSVAAQVALVTAGAGVGLLPVYFARRHRDLVPVLENEAVANLSYWMTGRPANLRRAEVAAVSDAIVRQARANLGDA is encoded by the coding sequence GTGGCAGACCTGCGAACCGACGACCTACTGGTGCTGTTGGCCGTTGCCCGGCGCCGCACATTCAGCGCCGCCGCCCGAGACCTTCGGGTCGATCACACGACGGTGGCCCGGCGGGTACAAGCGCTCGAGGCTGCGATGGGCGGCCGACTGCTCGTCGAGGCGCCCGGTGGCTGGGAGCTGACCCCGTTGGGCGAGACCGCCTGCGAGGGCGCCCGGGCGGTCGAGGCCGCGGTCGCCTCCCTGAGCCGCGCCCCTCAAACCCGCGTGCTGCGGGGCCTGGTGCGCGTCACCGCCCCGGAGGTCTTCATGGCCGAGGTGGTGGCACCGGCCGCGGCGACGATCAGCAAAGCGCATCCGGACGTACACCTCGAGCTGATCTCGATGACCCGGACGACACCGACTCACGGCCCGAGCGCTGACCTCGACATCGGAGTCACTCGCTCGGTCTCGCCCCGTCTGCACACCACTCGGCTTGCCGACTACCAGCTGGGACTGTTCGCTTCCCGCTCCTACCTCGAAACCCGTGGCCCCCTGCACTCCCGCGACGATCTGCGCGGTCACCTGCCCGTCTACTACGTGGAGTCGATGCTTCAGGTCGCAGACCTCGATCTCGTCGACCGGTTCTTCCCGGGCCGGCCGGGACTCCTAGGAGCGACAAGCGTCGCGGCACAGGTGGCCCTGGTAACGGCTGGAGCCGGGGTAGGCCTTCTGCCCGTGTACTTCGCCCGACGACATCGCGACCTAGTACCAGTTCTCGAGAACGAGGCGGTTGCGAACCTCAGCTACTGGATGACCGGCCGCCCCGCCAACTTGCGTCGCGCGGAAGTCGCCGCCGTCAGCGACGCCATTGTTCGTCAGGCAAGGGCAAACCTCGGTGATGCCTGA
- a CDS encoding maleylacetate reductase, which produces MKFTHESLPQRVTFASGEAATAVKAEVEALGASKVMLIASDREKKLADPIAEVLPVALRHDEVVMHVPVQVADRARDAAATAKADVLVSVGGGSTTGLAKAVALTAGLPIVAVPTTYAGSEATNVWGLTDGETKTTGVDPKVLPASIVYDATLLTTLPGDMTVASGLNALAHCVDAMWGPRMDPIDQAMAQEAIRGLAAGLPRVKADSASVEGIEQTLYGAYLAAVAFASAGSGMHHKICHVLGGMFDLPHAQTHAVVLPYVLAFNAPNAPEAERRIAAAFGSATASEGLRALRERLDAPRALKDYGLPADGVAKAVAPVLAAIPANNPTPVTDENLTALLRAAWEGAEL; this is translated from the coding sequence ATGAAATTCACTCACGAGTCCCTTCCCCAGCGCGTCACCTTCGCCTCCGGTGAGGCGGCGACTGCGGTCAAGGCCGAAGTCGAGGCGCTCGGCGCTTCGAAGGTCATGCTGATCGCGTCCGACCGCGAAAAAAAGCTGGCCGACCCGATCGCAGAGGTACTGCCGGTCGCCCTTCGGCACGACGAGGTCGTGATGCATGTTCCGGTCCAGGTGGCCGACCGCGCGCGTGACGCCGCGGCCACCGCCAAAGCGGACGTCCTCGTGTCGGTCGGTGGAGGATCGACCACGGGGCTCGCAAAGGCGGTCGCGCTGACTGCGGGCCTGCCGATCGTGGCGGTGCCGACGACGTACGCCGGATCCGAGGCCACCAACGTGTGGGGGCTGACCGACGGTGAGACGAAGACGACCGGTGTGGACCCGAAGGTCTTGCCGGCCTCTATCGTCTACGACGCTACGCTGCTCACGACGCTGCCGGGCGACATGACGGTTGCGAGTGGTTTGAACGCGCTCGCGCACTGCGTGGACGCGATGTGGGGCCCCCGGATGGACCCGATCGACCAGGCCATGGCGCAGGAGGCGATCCGTGGCCTTGCGGCCGGGCTACCGCGGGTGAAGGCCGACTCGGCGAGTGTGGAGGGGATCGAGCAGACGCTCTATGGTGCCTACCTCGCGGCGGTCGCGTTCGCGTCCGCCGGCAGCGGGATGCACCACAAGATCTGCCACGTCCTGGGTGGGATGTTCGACCTCCCGCATGCCCAGACTCACGCGGTCGTGCTGCCGTATGTGTTGGCGTTCAACGCACCCAACGCGCCGGAGGCGGAGCGGCGTATCGCGGCGGCGTTCGGATCTGCGACCGCCTCCGAGGGGCTGCGCGCGTTGCGGGAGCGGCTGGACGCGCCGCGTGCGCTCAAGGACTACGGCCTGCCCGCGGACGGCGTCGCCAAGGCCGTCGCCCCGGTGCTGGCGGCGATCCCGGCCAACAACCCGACCCCCGTCACCGACGAGAACCTGACCGCGCTTCTGCGCGCGGCCTGGGAAGGAGCCGAGCTATGA
- a CDS encoding enoyl-CoA hydratase/isomerase family protein produces the protein MSDQPTIEPSVLAERRGPLGLLTLNRPRSINALTHEMVGLLQAALDDWATDPDVTAVVVKGAGARGLCAGGDIVSIYQDAVSGGHGAVDFWRDEYRLNAFIASYPKPYVALMDGIVLGGGVGVSAHASHRVVTDKTRVGMPETGIGFVPDVGGTWLLSRAPGELGTLVALTAGHMTAGDAIELGLADHFVDSADLETLVDLLVDHPVDEALTKVARPAPPSKLAEQRTWVDAAFTHNTVAEILDALDRRPEPEAAEALAAIRSKSPTSLVVTLRALRAARRMTRLEEALAQEFRLAVRLLRGHDMAEGIRAQVIDKDRNPRWEPPQVAGVDPVEVDAHFASLGDAELELDPTSSVGPAAAPEQEGTA, from the coding sequence ATGAGTGACCAGCCGACCATTGAGCCTTCGGTCCTCGCCGAGCGACGTGGTCCCCTTGGCCTGTTGACCCTCAACCGGCCTCGTTCGATCAACGCACTCACCCACGAGATGGTGGGCCTGCTGCAGGCGGCGCTCGACGACTGGGCGACCGACCCGGACGTGACCGCAGTAGTGGTCAAGGGGGCGGGGGCGCGTGGTCTGTGCGCGGGCGGCGACATCGTCTCGATCTACCAGGACGCCGTGTCCGGTGGACACGGGGCTGTGGACTTCTGGCGCGACGAGTACCGCCTCAACGCCTTCATCGCCTCCTACCCCAAGCCCTACGTCGCGCTCATGGACGGGATCGTGCTCGGTGGCGGCGTCGGTGTATCCGCCCACGCCAGCCACCGAGTGGTCACTGACAAGACGAGGGTCGGGATGCCGGAGACCGGCATCGGGTTCGTCCCGGACGTGGGCGGCACCTGGCTGCTCTCCCGTGCTCCCGGCGAGCTCGGCACCCTCGTGGCGCTCACCGCGGGCCACATGACCGCCGGCGACGCTATTGAACTTGGGCTGGCCGACCACTTCGTGGATTCCGCCGATCTCGAGACCCTCGTCGACCTGCTCGTGGACCACCCGGTCGACGAGGCGCTCACGAAGGTCGCCCGTCCGGCGCCGCCCTCGAAGCTCGCCGAGCAGCGGACCTGGGTTGACGCTGCCTTCACCCACAACACCGTCGCAGAGATCCTCGACGCACTGGACAGACGACCCGAGCCGGAGGCCGCCGAGGCCCTGGCGGCGATCCGCTCCAAGTCACCCACTTCCCTGGTTGTCACTCTCCGTGCGCTACGCGCCGCCCGCCGGATGACCCGGCTGGAGGAGGCGCTTGCCCAGGAGTTCCGGTTGGCGGTCCGCCTTCTGCGCGGCCACGACATGGCTGAGGGCATCCGGGCGCAGGTCATCGACAAGGACCGGAATCCGCGCTGGGAGCCGCCCCAGGTCGCCGGCGTCGATCCCGTCGAGGTCGACGCCCATTTCGCTTCGCTGGGGGACGCAGAGCTGGAGCTCGACCCCACCTCGTCAGTAGGCCCGGCCGCGGCGCCGGAGCAGGAAGGAACTGCATGA
- the mmsB gene encoding 3-hydroxyisobutyrate dehydrogenase: MNRKIAFVGLGNMGGPMAANLVKAGYAVTGFDPSPAACEQAVEKGVVLAGSAAEAAAGAEAVITMLPTGDHVLDVYLGRRGDTPLLEAVPPDALLIDCSTIAVQDARTAASHAVEAGHRAIDAPVSGGVVGAAAGTLTFMVGADEADIDEARTILEPMAGRVVHCGGVGAGQAAKICNNMILGISMIAVSEAFVLGERLGLTHQALFDVASTASGQCWALTTNCPVPGPAPTSPANRDYAPGFASPLMAKDLALAMKAADATLTDVRLGRLATDLYRDFAVGSGRTRDFSAIIEQVRQEPFEPAQEVTR; encoded by the coding sequence ATGAACAGGAAGATCGCGTTCGTCGGTCTGGGCAACATGGGTGGCCCGATGGCGGCGAACCTCGTGAAGGCGGGCTACGCCGTGACCGGGTTCGACCCCTCACCGGCCGCCTGTGAGCAGGCCGTGGAGAAGGGCGTCGTCCTGGCGGGGTCCGCGGCGGAGGCCGCCGCAGGGGCGGAGGCCGTCATCACGATGCTGCCGACCGGCGACCACGTCCTCGACGTCTACCTCGGCCGCCGTGGCGACACACCTCTGCTGGAGGCCGTCCCCCCCGACGCCCTGCTGATCGACTGCTCCACGATCGCCGTCCAGGACGCTCGGACCGCCGCCAGTCATGCGGTCGAGGCGGGCCACCGTGCGATTGACGCGCCGGTCTCCGGCGGGGTGGTCGGGGCCGCGGCCGGCACGCTCACGTTCATGGTCGGCGCCGACGAGGCCGACATCGACGAGGCGCGCACGATTCTCGAGCCGATGGCCGGCCGCGTCGTGCACTGCGGCGGTGTCGGTGCCGGGCAGGCGGCGAAGATCTGCAACAACATGATCCTGGGCATCTCGATGATCGCCGTGTCAGAGGCGTTCGTCCTCGGCGAGCGCCTCGGACTGACTCACCAGGCGCTCTTCGACGTGGCATCCACTGCTTCCGGACAGTGCTGGGCGCTGACCACCAACTGCCCGGTCCCCGGCCCGGCCCCGACCAGCCCCGCCAACCGGGACTACGCACCCGGCTTCGCCTCACCGTTGATGGCCAAGGACCTCGCCCTCGCCATGAAGGCGGCGGACGCCACGCTGACCGACGTCAGGCTCGGCAGGCTCGCCACCGACCTGTACCGCGACTTCGCCGTCGGCAGCGGCCGCACCCGCGACTTCTCGGCCATCATCGAGCAAGTCCGCCAGGAACCGTTCGAGCCCGCCCAGGAGGTAACCCGATGA
- a CDS encoding dioxygenase family protein yields the protein MTTAASKQRAQVNPKTAGADARGTIFREVSPEQQAVEQQLVDHVVASFEACEDPRLKELMVALVKHLHSFIREVRLTEEEWGAAIDFLTKAGHITDDVRQEFILLSDTLGASMQTINVNNAAYADATEATVFGPFFVEDSPAIDNGGDMAFEAPGEPCWVEGTVTDTDGNRLAGARIEVWEADETGLYDVQYDAGKRAARAHLFTEADGSYRFWGLTPTPYPIPDDGPVGRMLDAVGRSPLRASHLHFMVSHEGARTLVTHIFPEGDPIGWKDTVFGVKQSLIKRFEPQAAGTPTPDGRVIDGTWSRVRFDIVLAPAGV from the coding sequence ATGACCACCGCCGCTTCCAAACAGCGCGCGCAGGTGAACCCCAAAACTGCGGGTGCGGATGCCCGCGGCACGATCTTCCGAGAGGTGAGCCCGGAGCAGCAGGCCGTCGAGCAGCAGCTCGTCGACCATGTGGTGGCGTCCTTCGAGGCGTGTGAGGACCCGCGGCTGAAGGAGTTGATGGTCGCCCTCGTCAAGCACCTGCATTCCTTCATCCGCGAGGTGCGGTTGACCGAAGAGGAGTGGGGGGCCGCGATCGACTTCCTCACCAAGGCCGGGCACATCACCGACGACGTGCGCCAGGAGTTCATCCTCCTCAGTGACACGTTGGGTGCGTCGATGCAGACCATCAACGTCAACAACGCCGCCTATGCCGATGCCACCGAGGCAACGGTGTTCGGGCCGTTCTTCGTCGAGGACTCCCCCGCCATCGACAACGGCGGGGACATGGCATTCGAGGCACCGGGTGAGCCGTGCTGGGTCGAGGGCACGGTCACCGACACCGACGGCAACCGGCTGGCCGGGGCGCGGATCGAGGTGTGGGAGGCCGACGAGACCGGTCTGTATGACGTGCAGTACGACGCGGGGAAGCGGGCCGCGCGAGCGCACCTGTTCACCGAGGCCGACGGCAGCTACCGCTTCTGGGGGCTCACCCCGACGCCGTACCCCATCCCCGACGACGGGCCGGTCGGCAGGATGCTCGACGCCGTCGGCCGCTCCCCGCTGCGCGCCTCGCACCTCCACTTCATGGTCAGCCACGAGGGCGCCCGCACGCTGGTGACCCACATCTTCCCCGAGGGTGACCCGATCGGGTGGAAGGACACCGTCTTCGGCGTCAAGCAGTCGCTGATCAAGAGGTTCGAGCCCCAGGCTGCCGGCACCCCGACCCCCGACGGACGCGTCATTGACGGCACCTGGTCACGCGTCCGGTTCGACATCGTCCTCGCACCCGCAGGAGTGTGA
- a CDS encoding MaoC family dehydratase codes for MRHIDGLDGLRSLVGERIGESAWVTIDQAAINTFADLSYDHNWVHTDPERAASSPFGSTIAHGGHSLAIIGGLLQQIFRVDRTRLILAYGFEKVRFPEAVPSGSKLRLVVDLAELREPTADAVDAVWRCVVEGDGFARPACAADMLMRYYGEA; via the coding sequence ATGCGACACATCGACGGCCTTGATGGACTGCGCTCCCTCGTCGGGGAGCGAATCGGCGAGAGTGCCTGGGTCACGATCGACCAGGCTGCGATCAACACTTTCGCTGACCTCAGCTACGACCACAACTGGGTCCATACCGATCCCGAGCGTGCGGCGAGCTCGCCGTTCGGCAGCACGATCGCTCACGGGGGCCACTCGCTGGCCATCATCGGCGGGTTGCTGCAGCAGATCTTCCGGGTGGACCGGACCCGACTGATCCTCGCCTACGGCTTCGAGAAGGTCCGCTTCCCCGAGGCAGTGCCGTCCGGGTCGAAGCTACGCCTCGTCGTCGACCTCGCGGAGCTGCGGGAGCCGACGGCGGACGCGGTCGACGCCGTATGGCGGTGTGTGGTCGAGGGCGATGGCTTCGCCCGTCCGGCGTGTGCCGCCGACATGCTGATGCGCTACTACGGCGAGGCGTGA
- a CDS encoding CaiB/BaiF CoA transferase family protein — MVVDLSRALAGPQATMMLADLGARVIKVESPDGDDSRHWGPPFVGDDGISTYFLSCNRNKESVTANLKSEEGRSFLTALLQVADVLVENFRPGVLERLGFGEQRLRELNPRLVICSLTGFGHDGPEWQRAGYDQIAQGEAGLMSLTGPAGEPTKVGVPIGDLLAGMNGAYGIVAALFERERTGRGRVVRASLLSSIVGAHAFQGTRYTVAGQVPTGEGNHHPSIAPYGIFRTADVSIQIACGNDAIWRRLCQVLDLFVEDPRFASNQLRVQHRDRVTAVLETVLRGAPADHWLKLLEHAGVPAGRVRTLDEVYAWDQTRSQGLLVEVDHPTLGPVELPGPALRFDDNPYAGAREHHTHPPLLGEHDDSVRAWLGLTSAALDPGDKPWASTRPA; from the coding sequence GTGGTCGTCGACCTGAGCCGAGCCCTCGCCGGGCCGCAGGCGACGATGATGCTGGCGGATCTCGGGGCGCGGGTGATCAAGGTGGAGAGCCCCGATGGGGACGACAGCCGCCACTGGGGCCCGCCGTTCGTCGGCGACGACGGCATCTCGACCTATTTCCTCTCGTGCAACCGGAACAAGGAGTCGGTGACCGCGAACCTCAAGTCCGAGGAGGGTCGGTCGTTCCTCACGGCGCTGCTCCAGGTCGCCGACGTGCTGGTGGAGAACTTCCGGCCGGGGGTGCTGGAGCGGCTGGGGTTCGGCGAGCAGCGTCTGCGCGAACTGAACCCGCGGCTGGTGATCTGTTCGCTGACCGGTTTCGGGCACGACGGGCCCGAATGGCAGCGTGCGGGCTACGACCAGATCGCCCAGGGCGAGGCGGGCCTGATGAGCCTCACTGGCCCAGCCGGCGAGCCGACGAAGGTGGGTGTTCCGATCGGTGACCTGCTGGCGGGGATGAACGGCGCCTACGGAATCGTGGCCGCCCTCTTCGAACGCGAGCGCACCGGTCGCGGTCGGGTGGTCCGTGCCAGCCTGCTCTCGAGCATCGTCGGCGCTCACGCCTTCCAGGGCACCCGGTACACCGTCGCCGGTCAGGTGCCCACGGGGGAAGGGAACCACCACCCCTCCATCGCGCCGTACGGCATCTTTCGCACTGCCGATGTCTCGATCCAAATCGCCTGCGGCAACGACGCGATCTGGCGGCGCCTGTGCCAGGTGCTGGATCTGTTCGTCGAGGACCCGCGCTTTGCGAGCAACCAGTTGCGCGTTCAGCACCGCGACCGCGTGACCGCAGTGTTGGAGACCGTGCTGCGGGGGGCGCCGGCCGACCACTGGCTGAAGCTGCTCGAGCACGCGGGCGTCCCCGCCGGTCGGGTACGCACCTTGGACGAGGTCTATGCCTGGGACCAAACCCGTTCCCAGGGCCTGCTGGTCGAGGTCGACCATCCCACCCTCGGGCCGGTCGAGCTGCCCGGTCCGGCCTTGCGCTTCGACGACAACCCGTATGCCGGCGCCCGGGAGCACCACACCCATCCGCCCCTCTTGGGCGAGCACGACGACTCCGTCCGTGCGTGGCTCGGGCTGACCTCCGCTGCGTTGGACCCGGGAGACAAGCCGTGGGCATCGACGAGGCCGGCCTGA
- a CDS encoding MFS transporter, whose protein sequence is MGTTAAVKSQRQQLRLAVVSGYLGTTIEYYDFLLYATASALVFDKVFFSDLSPALATIASLGTLAAGYIARPLGGVIFGHFGDRVSRKRMLVLSMTIMGVASTLIGLLPTYASIGAWAPVLLVFMRVIQGIAVGGEWGGAVLMAAEHATSRRGLWASFGNAGAPSGMVLSTAILTLCSGAMSNAEFISWGWRIPFLFSAVLLVIGLVVRLRLDEPPAFTGAVKSAPSRLPLLDVLRHHPKNLALSIGMGVGYFVSQATLTTFVIAYAVNHGFERQTVLNALTTSSVVAVIATLIAGGLSDRFGRRALVAAGAGSLAIWSFVLFPLIDSGSTALLVLAVVVGQGILLSCWFGPLAALYAELFPTRYRYTGASLGFQVSAIGGGLAPGVFASVVSFSGGPLMVSIIMAVLCLISIGCVLALRETSRLSLDDLHTPATDTASASDPLPAPPGLAGDAQAEAILRREVQQ, encoded by the coding sequence ATGGGAACAACCGCGGCTGTAAAGAGCCAGCGTCAGCAACTACGCCTGGCCGTCGTGTCCGGTTATCTGGGCACCACCATCGAGTACTACGACTTCCTGCTCTACGCCACGGCGTCGGCACTGGTCTTCGATAAAGTCTTCTTCTCAGACCTGAGCCCCGCACTGGCGACGATCGCAAGTCTGGGCACGCTGGCGGCGGGTTATATCGCCCGGCCGCTGGGCGGCGTGATCTTCGGCCACTTCGGTGACCGAGTCAGCCGCAAGCGCATGCTGGTCCTGAGCATGACAATTATGGGTGTGGCCAGCACGCTCATTGGCCTGCTCCCGACCTATGCATCGATCGGCGCGTGGGCCCCGGTGCTGTTGGTCTTCATGCGCGTGATCCAGGGCATCGCCGTTGGCGGCGAGTGGGGCGGCGCCGTTCTGATGGCGGCCGAGCATGCCACCTCCCGCCGCGGCCTCTGGGCCAGCTTCGGTAACGCCGGAGCTCCGAGCGGCATGGTGCTGTCGACCGCGATCCTGACGCTGTGCTCGGGGGCGATGAGCAATGCCGAGTTCATCAGCTGGGGGTGGCGCATCCCATTCCTGTTCAGCGCGGTGCTGCTGGTGATCGGCCTGGTCGTGCGGCTGCGGCTCGATGAGCCGCCTGCGTTCACCGGCGCCGTCAAGTCGGCCCCGTCCCGTCTGCCGTTGCTGGACGTACTGCGGCACCACCCGAAGAACCTCGCCCTCTCGATCGGTATGGGGGTCGGCTACTTCGTCTCCCAGGCCACTCTGACGACGTTCGTCATCGCCTACGCCGTCAACCACGGGTTCGAGCGGCAGACCGTGCTCAATGCACTGACGACGTCGTCAGTGGTCGCCGTGATCGCCACTCTCATCGCCGGCGGGCTCTCGGACCGCTTCGGTCGCCGCGCCCTCGTCGCCGCCGGCGCCGGCTCACTGGCCATCTGGTCCTTTGTTCTGTTCCCGCTCATCGACAGCGGCTCGACTGCCCTCCTCGTGCTGGCGGTCGTCGTCGGTCAGGGAATTCTCCTGTCGTGCTGGTTCGGCCCGCTGGCGGCGTTGTACGCCGAGCTCTTCCCGACGCGGTACCGGTACACCGGCGCCTCGCTCGGCTTCCAGGTCTCGGCCATCGGCGGCGGCCTCGCCCCCGGCGTTTTCGCCTCTGTCGTTTCCTTCAGTGGCGGCCCGCTGATGGTCTCGATCATCATGGCGGTGCTTTGCCTGATCTCGATCGGCTGCGTCCTGGCGCTGCGAGAGACGTCGCGACTGAGCCTCGACGACCTGCACACCCCGGCGACCGATACAGCATCCGCCTCCGATCCCCTTCCGGCGCCGCCGGGTCTCGCCGGCGACGCCCAGGCCGAAGCCATCCTTCGCCGCGAGGTCCAGCAGTGA
- a CDS encoding acyl-CoA synthetase, which produces MHADINPATSVSRNAKYFRDSSALIYAGGNLTYGELEDRAARAASVFAEHGIAAGDRVAYLGMNSSAYIVTMLASMRLGAIYVPLNFRLTAPELRSALQHSGATVLVGEGAYVDAIDEIKDQTALKALLLVDDDPEAPAQAGRRRWESWSELTKAATAWGPAISRDFDDPAVILFSSGSTGRPKGIVLTHGNLWWNSLNTDLRMDTQRRDVTLAGAPLFHIGALNSFTLRSLVRGGTVLIRRRFDPVDFLNDIESYQVKTTFAVPTMLDALEAVPDAWSRLSGLRTLVVSGAPVPPEQIRRFAERGVPIQQAWGATEFAPTATHMPVEATLDKPGSAGVPMPYTEVRVVDPATGEFVEPGTPGELVVRGPNVTPGYWEDSVATAAVFDDEGWFHSGDIGYEDEDGYFFIIDRIKDVIITGGENVYPAEVERVLRAVPGVSDVAVVGMPDREWGETVVAVCCLTEGAEVTLERVREYAGTQIARYKLPRQLEIVATMPRNATGKLDKPGIRALLHK; this is translated from the coding sequence ATGCATGCAGACATCAACCCCGCCACGTCGGTCAGCAGGAACGCGAAGTACTTCCGTGACTCGAGCGCGCTCATCTACGCCGGCGGCAACCTCACCTACGGAGAGCTCGAGGACCGCGCAGCGCGCGCTGCGTCCGTGTTCGCCGAGCACGGGATCGCGGCCGGCGACCGAGTCGCCTACCTCGGCATGAACAGCTCCGCCTACATCGTCACGATGCTCGCATCGATGCGCCTCGGAGCGATCTATGTCCCGTTGAACTTCCGGCTCACGGCCCCCGAGCTCCGGTCAGCCCTCCAGCACAGCGGTGCCACGGTTCTGGTCGGCGAAGGCGCGTACGTCGACGCGATCGATGAGATCAAGGACCAGACGGCGCTGAAGGCACTCCTGCTCGTCGATGACGATCCGGAGGCGCCTGCGCAGGCGGGCCGGCGCCGATGGGAGAGTTGGAGTGAGCTGACCAAGGCGGCGACCGCCTGGGGGCCCGCGATCTCGCGGGATTTCGACGATCCGGCTGTCATCCTCTTCAGCAGCGGGTCGACCGGGCGACCGAAGGGCATTGTCCTGACCCACGGAAATCTGTGGTGGAACTCGCTCAACACCGATCTCCGAATGGACACCCAGCGTCGCGACGTCACGCTCGCGGGCGCCCCGCTGTTCCACATCGGCGCGCTCAACAGCTTCACGCTGCGGTCGCTGGTCCGGGGCGGGACGGTCCTCATCCGACGCCGCTTCGACCCGGTCGACTTCCTCAACGATATCGAGAGCTACCAGGTCAAGACGACGTTCGCGGTGCCGACGATGCTTGACGCGCTCGAGGCGGTGCCGGACGCGTGGTCCCGCCTGTCAGGTCTGCGGACTCTCGTCGTCTCCGGCGCGCCGGTGCCACCCGAGCAGATCAGGCGGTTCGCCGAACGCGGGGTGCCGATCCAGCAGGCGTGGGGCGCCACGGAATTCGCTCCGACGGCTACCCACATGCCCGTGGAGGCCACGCTCGACAAGCCCGGCTCGGCGGGTGTTCCCATGCCCTACACCGAGGTACGCGTCGTCGACCCCGCAACCGGAGAGTTCGTCGAGCCCGGGACGCCGGGCGAACTGGTCGTACGCGGGCCGAACGTCACCCCTGGATACTGGGAGGACTCCGTTGCGACCGCGGCCGTGTTCGACGACGAGGGCTGGTTCCACTCGGGCGACATCGGCTATGAGGACGAGGACGGCTACTTCTTCATCATCGACCGCATCAAGGACGTCATCATCACCGGCGGCGAGAACGTCTACCCAGCAGAGGTGGAGCGCGTGCTCCGCGCTGTGCCGGGCGTCAGCGACGTGGCGGTGGTGGGGATGCCCGACAGGGAGTGGGGTGAGACGGTCGTTGCGGTCTGCTGCCTGACCGAAGGAGCCGAGGTCACCCTGGAGCGGGTTCGCGAGTACGCAGGCACCCAGATCGCCCGCTACAAACTGCCGCGACAGCTGGAGATCGTTGCGACGATGCCGCGGAATGCGACTGGGAAGCTCGACAAGCCCGGGATCCGGGCACTGCTGCACAAGTGA